One segment of Acropora muricata isolate sample 2 chromosome 8, ASM3666990v1, whole genome shotgun sequence DNA contains the following:
- the LOC136924856 gene encoding uncharacterized protein: protein MRFKANMLSLFLIAISVLEFSPVTKAIFLPIWSKRNLSDSSFYVPITALALENRRKPPELLYYADLAKNFSLDHRCENGLALSIAWHQYPPYTIVYQPQTKQKRTRGVAVDGMFPGILKAALSSCCHKNSTVLFGKFLKSVRNAENHIDEDTFDLTFPLYGYDSSANLFRDRAFIRVVTAPRVILMVHNEQPDTTRTHILISTIANAWPMLIFILVTASLSGIIIWFLDHTSNPGEFPPPFLRGSWEGFWWALVTMTTVGYGDRSPKSALGRVFCILWIITGVIIISIFTALVTASLSASTVKEFKIHGSKIGAVNGSEEFKLGVSMNADMKVFPLVQQVTKALLAHEIDGGLVDNYVLTHSHKLINKEPIRIERYVDHKIPYGVVLAKNSSRLEKCLRKFLFDHPQEVFEIIASNLVPLKNPTDNENQQLKAAEGLFYQEDVFTIVMYVGLGVAAVLFILGIGWEFFYRRPKIRNQRMQFAPIGTYVTGDEEVKLQACDNGNRAKLDDMITEYQLFHDRWIEGLKKLRDKEPATDQTVSGYNSNGNEEMVRV, encoded by the exons ATGAGATTCAAGGCAAATATGCTTTCTCTTTTCCTTATTGCTATTTCTGTTTTGGAATTTTCTCCCGTCACCAAGGCTATATTTCTCCCTATCTGGTCGAAAAGAAACCTCTCAGATTCGTCATTTTATGTACCTATAACTGCTCTCGCGTTGGAGAATAGGAGAAAACCTCCAGAGCTGCTGTACTATGCAGACTTGGCCAAGAATTTCTCCTTGGACCACCGCTGTGAAAACGGGTTGGCGCTCTCGATCGCTTGGCATCAATATCCACCTTACACGATAGTTTACCAACCGCAAACTAAACAGAAGAGAACTCGTGGTGTAGCTGTAGATGGGATGTTTCCTGGTATTCTAAAAGCGGCCTTGTCGAGCTGTTGTCATAAAAATTCGACAGTTTTGTTTGGCAAGTTTCTGAAGTCTGTGAGAAATGCTGAAAATCATATTGACGAAGATACCTTTGATCTTACATTTCCTCTTTATGGCTATGATTCCTCTGCAAACTTGTTCAG GGACCGGGCGTTTATCCGTGTGGTTACTGCACCGCGCGTCATCCTAATGGTTCACAACGAACAGCCAGACACAACTCGAACTCATATCCTGATTTCAACGATCGCCAACGCCTGGCCAATGCTGATCTTTATTCTAGTGACAGCTTCACTGTCGGGAATTATCATTTGGTTCTTG GACCACACCAGTAACCCGGGAGAATTTCCTCCTCCATTTCTTCGAGGATCTTGGGAAGGCTTCTGGTGGGCTTTGGTAACCATGACAACAGTCGG GTACGGTGACCGATCGCCTAAGTCAGCCCTGGGCCGTGTGTTTTGTATCTTATGGATTATCACCGGTGTGATCATCATATCGATATTCACAGCTCTTGTCACCGCGTCTTTGTCTGCCAGTACAGTGAAGGAGTTTAAGATTCATGGCTCAAAG ATTGGAGCTGTTAACGGGAGTGAAGAATTTAAGCTTGGAGTTTCGATGAACGCGGACATGAAAG tttttcctcTCGTCCAGCAAGTGACAAAGGCACTCCTGGCGCACGAAATTGACGGAGGGTTAGTTGATAACTATGTCTTAACTCATTCTCACAAACTCATTAACAAAGAACCAATCAGGATCGAAAGATATGTGGATCATAAAATCCCTTACGGAGTGGTTTTGGCGAAGAATTCCTCCAGACTTGAGAAATGTTTGCGAAAGTTCCTGTTTGACCATCCACAAGAGGTGTTTGAAATCATAGCCTCAAACCTCGTTCCTCTCAAG AATCCAACCGATAATGAAAATCAACAGTTAAAGGCGGCTGAAGGATTGTTTTATCAAGAAGATGTTTTTACGATTGTTATGTACGTTGGTCTGGGCGTGGCTGCCGTGCTCTTTATTCTTGGAATTGGGTGGGAATTTTTTTACCGACGTCCTAAAATCA GAAACCAGCGTATGCAGTTTGCTCCAATAGGAACGTACGTGACGGGTGATGAAGAAGTCAAACTTCAGGCATGTGACAACGGTAACCGCGCCAAACTCGATGACATGATAACAGAATATCAACTCTTTCACGACCGCTGGATCGAAGGGCTGAAAAAATTACGCGACAAGGAACCAGCCACTGACCAGACTGTGAGTGGTTACAACTCTAATGGGAACGAAGAAATGGTTAGAGTGTGA
- the LOC136924857 gene encoding uncharacterized protein gives MKIYQLIVLSALFLAQQRFFAHCIFVPWFSSKNDSDGFQIPMSLLELEKGGEKLQQLKNITRRVSLDARCFSEDSDDMPISFAFHKNLPYAYFHAGIPKHLQIQGMIPGLLSDMLDYCCPGGAKKVQFAKFLKKPADAEDRITSEMVNEYDFTFPIHAPATSRSFRDHPFIPLVRVPSVVFLAYDGNERTSKTHAIATTILKAWPIMVFILLTATFSGIIIWFLDHRQNPQEFPQSFLKGIWEGFWWALVTMTTVGYGDRSPKSTLGRVFCIFWIITGLIIISIFIAMVTAALAAATHPHFPIHGSRIGVVNGSEEYQLGVLMNAEMEIFDKVYDITDALLKSEIDGAFFDSFMITAHLNLIKDHPGFRVERTIEHPVTYGMVLAGNSSKMEACARRYVENYPRKVFRRIADHLKPLKNPNDEISQEVKAAEELFYEEGTFKLIVYCGLGILAFLSIAGLIYEFAVKKCLLAKQTANENSYHNVEMANRPNSEEPSRDGEFDELLQDYKSFHDSWVERCKKLQGKPLHGC, from the exons ATGAAGATTTATCAGCTTATTGTGctcagcgctctttttctcgccCAGCAACGTTTCTTTGCGCATTGCATATTTGTTCCTTGGTTTAGTAGCAAGAACGATTCCGATGGATTCCAAATCCCAATGTCATTGCTTGAATTGGAGAAAGGAGGCGAAAAGCTTCAACAGCTGAAGAACATTACAAGACGAGTCTCGTTGGATGCGAGATGTTTTAGTGAAGATTCAGATGACATGCCAATATCATTTGCTTTTCACAAGAATCTCCCGTACGCCTATTTCCATGCTGGCATACCCAAACACTTGCAAATCCAAGGCATGATCCCTGGTTTGCTATCAGATATGCTAGATTACTGTTGTCCTGGCGGGGCGAAAAAGGTTCAATTTGCGAAGTTTTTAAAAAAACCAGCCGATGCAGAGGACCGTATTACGAGTGAAATGGTGAACGAGTATGATTTTACATTCCCAATCCATGCCCCTGCCACGTCCCGCTCTTTTCGGGATCACCCCTTTATTCCACTCGTGCGGGTACCAAGTGTGGTGTTCCTGGCGTATGATGGAAACGAAAGGACGAGCAAGACTCACGCCATTGCCACAACAATTCTGAAGGCTTGGCCGATCATGGTGTTCATTCTCCTGACAGCTACGTTTTCAGGAATAATCATTTGGTTCTTG GATCATCGTCAAAATCCTCAGGAATTCCCTCAGTCGTTTTTAAAAGGAATCTGGGAAGGGTTTTGGTGGGCATTGGTTACCATGACAACAGTAGG CTACGGCGATCGCTCTCCAAAGTCCACTCTCGGACGAGTGTTTTGTATTTTCTGGATCATCACTGGCTTGATAATAATCTCCATTTTCATCGCCATGGTAACAGCAGCTCTTGCAGCTGCGACTCATCCACACTTTCCCATCCATGGATCACGG ATTGGGGTAGTTAATGGAAGTGAAGAGTAtcaacttggagtgttaatgaaTGCAGAGATGGaaa TCTTTGATAAGGTCTACGACATAACGGATGCTTTGTTAAAGTCGGAGATAGATGGGGCATTTTTCGACAGTTTTATGATAACCGCGCACTTAAATCTCATCAAGGACCATCCGGGATTTCGAGTTGAACGCACAATTGAACACCCTGTGACGTACGGCATGGTTTTGGCGGGAAATTCTTCGAAGATGGAGGCCTGCGCAAGGCGTTATGTTGAAAACTACCCACGAAAAGTCTTCCGAAGAATTGCTGATCATTTGAAGCCACTAAAG AATCCTAACGATGAAATCAGTCAGGAGGTGAAAGCAGCCGAGGAATTATTTTACGAAGAAGGAACCTTTAAGTTGATAGTATACTGTGGACTCGGCATCTTAGCTTTCCTCAGCATTGCTGGTTTAATATATGAGTTTGCTGTGAAGAAATGCCTACTCG CAAAACAAACAGCCAATGAGAACAGCTACCACAACGTGGAGATGGCTAACCGCCCAAACAGCGAAGAACCGAGCCGAGATGGAGAGTTCGATGAGCTACTGCAAGATTACAAGTCATTTCACGACTCATGGGTTGAACGCTGCAAGAAGCTTCAGGGGAAACCATTGCATGGTTGCTAG